The genomic window AACAAAAGCATTACCTTTTCACCAAAAAGCTACTCAATGAGAACAGCCTCGGCATAACGCCCGGCCAGATGATGCTCCTCTATACCCTCTTCAAAGGCGACGGCATCGCCATCACCGAACTCGGCAAAAAAATCTTCCTCGACAACTCCACCCTCACCGGCCTCATCGACCGCCTCGAAAAACTCGAGCTCGTCTACCGCGCCGCCACGCCGGAAGACCGCCGCTGCTACTGCATCTTCCTCACCGACAAAGCCCGCGGCCTGGAAAAAGACATCTGCAAAACCATGGCCCAGGTCGAAGAAACGATGACCGGCGGCTGCAGCCCCGAGGAAATCGCCGCCTTCCGCCTCGTCCTCAAGCGCATCTTCGCCACCCTGTAAATACTGCAAAGCAAAACCCCCGGAATTTTCCGGGGGTTTTCCATTGCCTGATACTATTACCGCAGGATATTGCCGGCGATGACCATCCGCTGCGCCTGATTGGTGCCCTCGTAGATCTGCGTGATCTTGGCGTCGCGCATCATCCGCTCCACCGGATACTCGCGGCTGAAGCCGTAGCCGCCGAACACCTGCACCGCGTCCGTCGTCACCGCCATCGCCGCATCCGACGCGAACATCTTCGCCATCGCCGCCTCCTTGGCGTACGGCATGCCGTTCGACCGCTTGAACGCCGCCTGATAGGTCAGCAGCCTCGCCGCCTCGACCTTGGTCGCCATATCGGCCAGCATGAAGTTGACCGCCTGGAAGGTCGAGATCGGCTTGCCGAACTGCACACGCTGCTTCGAGTACTTGATCGCCTCGTCCAGCGCCCCCTGGGCGATGCCCGTCGCCTGGGCGGCCACGCCGATGCGGCCGCTGTCCAGAGCCCCCATCGCGATCTTGAAGCCGTCGCCCTCCTTGCCCAGCAGATTGGCGGCCGGCACACGGCAGTTCTCGAAGATTAGCTCGCGCTGCACCGACGAGCGGATACCCATCTTAACCTCCTTCTTGCCGAAGGAAAAGCCGGGGGTGCCCTTCTCGACGATAAAGCAGCTCATCCCCTTAGGCCCGAGCGCCTTGTCGGTCGCGGCGAAGAACAGGTAAATCTCGGCCTCGCCGCCGTTCGTGTTGAACACCTTGGTGCCGTTCAGCACATAACTGTCGCCGTCCTTGACCGCCGTGCTCGAGCCGTTGGCCGCGTCCGTGCCGGCGTTGGGCTCGGTCAGGCCGAACGCCCCCAGCTTGCTGCCTTCGGCCAGCGGGCGCAGGAACTTCTGCTTCTGCTCCTCGGTCCCGTAGAGCATGATCGGCCCGGAGCACAGCGACACATGCACCGACAGGCCGATGCCTGTCGAGGCGCACACCCGCGAAATCTCCTCGACCGCGATCGCGTAGCTCACATAGTCGCTGCCCGCGCCGCCGTATTCTTCGGGGTACGGCAGACCGAGCAGGCCGAGCTGGCCCATCTGATCGAAAATATCCCGCGGGAAAAGCTCCTTCTCGTCGCGTTCGGCCGCCGTCGGCGCCACCGACTTGGCGGCGAACTCGCGCACCATCTTACGGATGTCTTCTTGTTCCGGGGTCAGGATGAAATTCATCGATTGTTCCTCCCGTGTGCTTGTTTTTTATATTAACCGGCTATTTTTTCGCCGGAGCGGGATCGGCCAACTCGGCGGTGATGCCGGCGATGCGTTTGGCGTCCTTGGCGAATTTCTCCCATGGCTCCATCGCGCGGACCACCATGCGGGCCCCGTCGGGCGAGCCGCCGCCGTGCATGCAGCCGGGGATGCCGCCGCCGACCGTCAGCCACTCCACCAGCCTCGCCGCCCTGGCCCGCGTCTCGCCGTCCGCCCCCGCCGTCAGCGCCTTCAGGATCTCCGCGCCATAAATAGGCGACTGGCAATCCTTATAGGAGGGGAAACAGCCGGTCTCGGCGACGCCGCCGCTGATATCCTGAGCGATTACCTTTGTTTCGTAGGGCAGTTTGGCGACCTGGGTCTTGTTGACATGGGCCAGCAGCATATCGGGAATCCATACGCCGGTGGCGTGGGCCTTGCCGGCGAGCATCGCCCCCAGGCCGACCGAGTAGGTAATCTCGTTGTTGATCGCCATCTGGTTGAGCTTATCCTGGAAAGGCTTCTGCGACAGGCCGTTGGCGCGGGCCATGTTGATCGCCGCTCCGCACATGATGTCGCCCTGGCCGGCCACGCAAGCGCCGATCGCCGCGCGGTAAATGGCGGTGAAGAAGCCGATGATCTTGCCGCTGTACTTGAACTCGCCGTTCATGAAAACGCGGTCGTTCGGCACAAAGACATCGTCGAAGAACAGGAACGCCTGGGTTATATTGCCCGACTTCGGCGCATCCCAGCCCTCCTCCTCGTCGCGGGCGTCGCTCGGCCGGCGCGTCTCGACGATCGTCAGCCCGGCCACATCGCGGGGCACCGCCACCGCCAGGCAGAAGTCTTTCTCGCTTTCGCCGTAGCCGCTGCCGGGAACGACGATGATTTCGTGGCAGGCAGCCACGCCGCAAATCTGGGCTTTGTAACCGCGGATGACGATCCCGTCTGGCCGGACTTCCTTGACGTGGAGGTTGGAATCCTTGTTCGGCTGCTCGGAAGGCTTGAGGGCCCGGTTGCCCTTGGCGTCGGTGATCGCGCCCGCCAGCGCCAGGCAGTTGTCCTCGACATGCTTGAAGTATTTCTTGATCCGCTCGTGGTAGTTCGTCCCGTACTCCTTATCCATGTCGTACGTGACAGCCCACAGCACGTTGATCCCCGTCCAACCGGCGCAGGTCGCCCCCTGGCAGGTCCCCGTCCAATGGTACTGGGCCCGCTTCATCTTCGAATTGCCCATCACCGCTTCCATGCTGTTCATCAGCGTATTCCAGCGGTGGGCGGTCTCGCCGGTCAGATGGGATTTGGCGGTAAACACAG from Sporomusaceae bacterium includes these protein-coding regions:
- a CDS encoding acyl-CoA dehydrogenase, with amino-acid sequence MNFILTPEQEDIRKMVREFAAKSVAPTAAERDEKELFPRDIFDQMGQLGLLGLPYPEEYGGAGSDYVSYAIAVEEISRVCASTGIGLSVHVSLCSGPIMLYGTEEQKQKFLRPLAEGSKLGAFGLTEPNAGTDAANGSSTAVKDGDSYVLNGTKVFNTNGGEAEIYLFFAATDKALGPKGMSCFIVEKGTPGFSFGKKEVKMGIRSSVQRELIFENCRVPAANLLGKEGDGFKIAMGALDSGRIGVAAQATGIAQGALDEAIKYSKQRVQFGKPISTFQAVNFMLADMATKVEAARLLTYQAAFKRSNGMPYAKEAAMAKMFASDAAMAVTTDAVQVFGGYGFSREYPVERMMRDAKITQIYEGTNQAQRMVIAGNILR
- a CDS encoding 4-hydroxyphenylacetate 3-hydroxylase N-terminal domain-containing protein, which translates into the protein MALMNGQQYRESLQKLRPNMYKWGELIADVTTHPATRLHVQSVADSYDAAFDPERAPVFTAKSHLTGETAHRWNTLMNSMEAVMGNSKMKRAQYHWTGTCQGATCAGWTGINVLWAVTYDMDKEYGTNYHERIKKYFKHVEDNCLALAGAITDAKGNRALKPSEQPNKDSNLHVKEVRPDGIVIRGYKAQICGVAACHEIIVVPGSGYGESEKDFCLAVAVPRDVAGLTIVETRRPSDARDEEEGWDAPKSGNITQAFLFFDDVFVPNDRVFMNGEFKYSGKIIGFFTAIYRAAIGACVAGQGDIMCGAAINMARANGLSQKPFQDKLNQMAINNEITYSVGLGAMLAGKAHATGVWIPDMLLAHVNKTQVAKLPYETKVIAQDISGGVAETGCFPSYKDCQSPIYGAEILKALTAGADGETRARAARLVEWLTVGGGIPGCMHGGGSPDGARMVVRAMEPWEKFAKDAKRIAGITAELADPAPAKK
- a CDS encoding MarR family transcriptional regulator, which produces MLDIFDSTCVLLAKAEQKHYLFTKKLLNENSLGITPGQMMLLYTLFKGDGIAITELGKKIFLDNSTLTGLIDRLEKLELVYRAATPEDRRCYCIFLTDKARGLEKDICKTMAQVEETMTGGCSPEEIAAFRLVLKRIFATL